One Carassius auratus strain Wakin chromosome 44, ASM336829v1, whole genome shotgun sequence genomic window carries:
- the LOC113062311 gene encoding borealin: MAPRKRTQNAKNKKNSKTPKLEAFLLDFDDEVHTIVERLKEKTNNLLKDADNLYKTALIKLPMAVRKINWIEYCNIEKPKSPVDDSKVREEAAQVELAIAENHVIPKSAAKEAKNGTNSEDENLAPLKSTVKKKKASKKAPSTSKKARALSISKQGNTIQRSTRKPLITPARSLLESSIIGTTPLITPRFDPRLPKTPSLRLPRHREKVFSMSVNGSPIAGSGEDIVISVPIGNGECIQLLASEMDSVDLSQLDERALRSIRNLQNRLTTLCGTN, translated from the exons ATGGCGCCAAGAAAACGCACCCAGAATGCTAAAAACAAGAAGAATTCCAAAACGCCGAAACTGGAAGCTTTTTTGCTTGATTTTGACGATGAAG TTCATACAATTGTTGAAAGACTGAAGGAGAAGACGAACAATCTTCTGAAAGATGCAGACAACCTTTACAAGACCGCTCTGATAAAGCTTCCCATGGCAGTGAGGAAAATTAACTGGATCGAGTACTGCA ATATAGAGAAGCCAAAATCACCAGTGGATGATTCAAAG GTGAGGGAGGAAGCTGCTCAAGTGGAGCTTGCTATTGCCGAGAATCATGTGATTCCCAAGTCTGCTGCCAAAG AAGCCAAGAATGGTACAAACTCGGAGGATGAAAACTTGGCACCTCTAAAGTCTACGGTGAAGAAG AAGAAAGCATCAAAGAAGGCACCTTCTACATCCAAGAAAGCCAGAGCGCTCTCCATCAGCAAACAGGGAAATACTATCCAAAG GTCTACAAGAAAGCCTCTGATCACTCCTGCTAGAAGTTTACTTGAGTCTTCAATCATAGGCACCACTCCGCTCATCACACCACGTTTTGACCCAAG ATTGCCCAAGACTCCATCATTGAGACTTCCACGTCACAGGGAGAAGGTGTTCAGCATGTCTGTTAATGGCTCACCTATTGCTGGCAGTGGAGAAGACATTGTCATTAGTGTCCCCATTGGAAACGGAGAG TGCATTCAGCTGCTGGCCAGTGAAATGGACTCTGTGGATCTGAGTCAGCTGGATGAGAGGGCCCTACGCAGTATCAGAAACCTGCAG aatcGTCTCACGACTCTTTGTGGAACAAACTGA
- the LOC113062312 gene encoding claudin-4-like, giving the protein MVNTGMQLISFTCAVTGWVMAIAVTALPQWKVTAFIGSNILTSEIVWQGIWMNCIYQTTGHMQCKTYDSMLALPPDIQAARALMCIAIFLGWLSCTVSCCGMKCTTCAGDDRHAKAGIALSGGVLFILTGLCVLVPVSWTANTVVQDFYNPNVPLQHKRELGQAIYLGWAAAVILMISGAVLSSTCPHIERGGYRRGYIGRSFANSRSSTPDPLKPITTSTMPLKEYV; this is encoded by the coding sequence ATGGTGAACACAGGTATGCAGCTGATCAGCTTCACCTGTGCTGTGACAGGTTGGGTGATGGCTATAGCAGTGACTGCACTGCCCCAGTGGAAGGTCACGGCGTTCATAGGCAGCAACATCTTGACCTCCGAAATTGTTTGGCAGGGGATCTGGATGAACTGCATCTACCAGACCACTGGCCATATGCAGTGTAAGACCTACGACTCCATGCTGGCTCTACCACCTGATATCCAGGCAGCACGGGCACTGATGTGCATTGCTATCTTCTTGGGCTGGTTGTCCTGCACCGTTTCTTGCTGTGGAATGAAGTGCACCACCTGTGCCGGGGACGATCGCCATGCCAAGGCTGGCATAGCACTGTCCGGTGGGGTGCTCTTCATCCTGACAGGCCTGTGCGTCCTAGTGCCGGTTTCCTGGACAGCAAACACTGTGGTGCAGGACTTCTACAACCCCAATGTTCCCCTCCAGCACAAGCGGGAGCTGGGTCAGGCCATTTACCTGGGATGggcagcagcagtgattcttatGATCAGCGGGGCAGTGCTGAGCAGTACCTGCCCGCACATCGAGAGAGGAGGGTACAGACGTGGGTACATAGGTCGTAGTTTTGCAAACTCAAGGTCTTCTACTCCAGATCCGCTAAAGCCAATCACCACCAGTACCATGCCTCTTAAGGAGTATGTATGA